A single region of the Streptomyces caelestis genome encodes:
- a CDS encoding zf-HC2 domain-containing protein — protein sequence MSWHVPEEDLRAYARGELAAPALWSADAHLGACAACRGVLAEMSDPVALDAGWERLDAELDAPRAGVLESLLVRVGVAGHTARLLAAAPVLRRSWLGAVVVVLLLSVGAGHAPHSGEFPTLFLALAPLLPLAGVALSYGPALDPTYEMAVVAPMHGFRLLMIRTVAVLGVVLGLNGLATLTLPAYGLRALAWLLPALALTSTGLALTPRLGPVLAPSLVGGAWVGLLVLAEALRAGPEVPLAPFTVAGQGVAALVAALAAGLLFVFRDRFDLFQGRAV from the coding sequence ATGAGTTGGCATGTGCCCGAAGAGGATCTGCGCGCCTACGCGCGCGGCGAGCTGGCGGCACCGGCTCTGTGGTCCGCCGACGCGCACCTGGGCGCCTGTGCCGCGTGCCGGGGCGTGCTCGCCGAGATGAGCGATCCGGTCGCGCTCGACGCGGGATGGGAACGGCTCGACGCCGAGCTCGACGCCCCCCGGGCGGGGGTGCTGGAGTCGTTGCTGGTGCGGGTCGGGGTGGCCGGTCACACCGCGCGGCTGCTGGCGGCGGCGCCGGTGCTGCGGCGGTCGTGGCTGGGGGCCGTCGTCGTCGTGCTGCTGCTGAGTGTCGGGGCGGGGCATGCCCCGCACAGCGGGGAGTTCCCCACGCTGTTCCTCGCTCTCGCGCCGCTGCTGCCGCTGGCGGGGGTGGCGCTGTCGTACGGGCCCGCGCTGGATCCGACGTACGAGATGGCCGTCGTCGCGCCGATGCACGGGTTCCGGCTGCTGATGATCCGGACGGTGGCCGTGCTGGGCGTGGTGCTGGGGCTGAACGGGCTCGCGACACTCACGCTGCCCGCGTACGGGCTGCGTGCGCTGGCCTGGCTGCTGCCCGCGCTCGCGCTCACCTCGACCGGGCTGGCGCTGACCCCCCGGCTGGGGCCGGTGCTCGCGCCGTCCCTGGTCGGCGGGGCGTGGGTCGGGCTGCTGGTGCTGGCCGAGGCGCTGCGGGCAGGGCCCGAGGTGCCGCTCGCGCCGTTCACCGTCGCCGGGCAGGGCGTGGCGGCGCTGGTCGCCGCGCTCGCCGCCGGGCTGCTCTTCGTCTTCCGTGACCGCTTCGATCTCTTCCAGGGACGTGCCGTATGA
- a CDS encoding RNA polymerase sigma factor codes for MSETRSDGELLRAVAADADRRAFEELYRRYAPWLRARLRGRCADLGVVDDVVQETFLAVWRGKARYREEGDVAGWLWRIGARRLVDALRGDGARGRLRQALARLRHRDEVSAEERVLAGVEHGDLAGALVRLSPELRAVLQATVIDGLSTREAAVLLGIPPGTVKTRAMRARKQLREALA; via the coding sequence GTGAGCGAAACGAGAAGCGACGGGGAGCTGCTGCGGGCCGTTGCCGCGGACGCCGACCGGCGGGCCTTCGAGGAGCTGTACCGGCGGTACGCGCCGTGGCTTCGTGCCCGGCTGCGCGGCCGGTGCGCCGACCTGGGCGTCGTCGACGACGTCGTCCAGGAGACGTTCCTCGCGGTGTGGCGCGGCAAGGCCCGCTACCGGGAGGAGGGCGATGTGGCCGGGTGGCTGTGGCGCATCGGGGCGCGGCGGCTGGTGGACGCGCTGCGGGGTGACGGGGCGCGCGGGCGGCTGCGGCAGGCGCTGGCGCGGCTCAGGCACCGGGACGAGGTGTCGGCGGAGGAGCGCGTGCTCGCGGGGGTGGAGCACGGGGACCTCGCCGGCGCGCTGGTCCGGCTGTCGCCGGAGCTGCGGGCGGTGTTGCAGGCGACCGTCATCGACGGGCTCTCGACCCGGGAGGCGGCCGTGCTGCTGGGGATACCGCCGGGGACGGTCAAGACGCGGGCGATGCGGGCCCGGAAGCAGTTGCGGGAGGCGTTGGCATGA
- a CDS encoding RNA degradosome polyphosphate kinase, giving the protein MTPAVPEPSPPREGPGRNGNTHVTPPLPPALSDAPVMLAARKNGSMSQPNTQAQVQHAQPSVGSIAAHRPHTIAAAVSDLEPDIDADLDAYEESPYDGPQLPQGRFLDRERSWLAFNERVLELAEDPNTPLLERANFLAIFASNLDEFFMVRVAGLKRRIATGVATRSASGLQPREVLEMIWARSRELMARHAACYHEDVAPALAEEGIHLVRWSELQEKEQARLFTLFRHQIFPVLTPLAVDPAHPFPYISGLSLNLAVVVRNPVTGHKHFARVKVPPLLSRFLESSPGRYVPIEDVIAAHLEELFPGMEVLEHHAFRLTRNEDLEVEEDDAENLLQALEKELMRRRFGPPVRLEVEESIDREVLDLLVRELKISEAEVYPLPGPLDLTGLFRIASLDRPELKYRKFVAGTHRDLAEVESASAPDIFAALRERDVLLHHPYDSFSTSVQAFLEQAAGDPDVLAIKQTLYRTSGDSPIVDALIEAAEAGKQVLVLVEIKARFDEHANIKWARKLEEAGCHVVYGLVGLKTHCKLSLVVRQEGETLRRYSHVGTGNYHPKTARLYEDLGLLTADPQVGADLSDLFNRLSGYSRRETYRRLLVAPKSLRDGLVARITKEVQHHRAGRPAYVRIKVNSMVDEAIIDACYRAAQAGVPVDVWVRGICALRPGVTDLSENIRVRSILGRFLEHSRVFAFGNGGEPEVWFGSADMMHRNLDRRIEALVRVTDPAHRAALNRLLETGMSDSTASWHLGPDGEWTRHATDADGQPLRNVQEMLIDARRRRRGTATP; this is encoded by the coding sequence ATGACTCCCGCCGTGCCAGAGCCTTCACCGCCCCGAGAGGGGCCTGGGAGGAACGGGAACACTCATGTGACGCCCCCGCTCCCGCCCGCGCTGTCCGACGCGCCCGTGATGCTCGCGGCGCGGAAGAATGGGTCCATGAGCCAGCCGAACACCCAGGCACAGGTCCAGCACGCGCAGCCCTCCGTGGGCTCCATAGCGGCCCACCGCCCGCACACCATCGCGGCAGCCGTCTCCGACCTCGAACCCGACATCGACGCCGACCTCGACGCGTACGAGGAGTCGCCGTACGACGGACCCCAGCTGCCGCAGGGACGTTTCCTCGACCGGGAGCGCAGCTGGCTGGCGTTCAACGAGCGCGTTCTCGAACTCGCCGAGGACCCGAACACGCCGCTGCTGGAGCGGGCCAACTTCCTCGCGATCTTCGCCAGCAACCTGGACGAGTTCTTCATGGTCCGGGTCGCCGGTCTGAAGCGCCGTATCGCCACCGGCGTGGCCACCCGCTCCGCCTCCGGCCTCCAGCCCCGCGAGGTACTGGAGATGATCTGGGCCCGCTCCCGCGAGCTCATGGCCCGGCACGCCGCCTGCTACCACGAGGACGTCGCCCCCGCACTCGCGGAGGAGGGCATCCACCTGGTCCGCTGGAGCGAGCTCCAGGAAAAGGAGCAGGCCCGCCTGTTCACTCTGTTCCGGCACCAGATCTTCCCCGTGCTGACCCCGCTGGCGGTCGACCCGGCCCACCCCTTCCCGTACATCTCCGGCCTGTCCCTGAACCTGGCCGTCGTCGTACGGAACCCCGTCACGGGCCACAAGCACTTCGCCCGCGTCAAGGTGCCGCCGCTGCTGTCCCGCTTCCTGGAGAGCTCCCCGGGCCGCTACGTCCCCATCGAGGACGTCATCGCCGCCCACCTGGAGGAGCTGTTCCCGGGCATGGAGGTCCTGGAGCACCACGCCTTCCGCCTCACCAGGAACGAGGACCTGGAGGTCGAGGAGGACGACGCCGAGAACCTGCTCCAGGCCCTGGAGAAGGAGCTCATGCGGCGCCGCTTCGGGCCGCCGGTGCGCCTGGAGGTCGAGGAGTCCATCGACCGCGAGGTCCTGGACCTGCTGGTGCGCGAGCTGAAGATCAGCGAGGCCGAGGTGTACCCGCTGCCGGGTCCGCTGGACCTCACGGGCCTGTTCCGGATCGCCTCCCTCGACCGGCCCGAGCTGAAGTACCGCAAGTTCGTCGCCGGCACCCACCGCGATCTCGCCGAGGTCGAGTCGGCGTCCGCGCCGGACATCTTCGCCGCGCTGCGCGAGCGGGACGTCCTGCTGCACCACCCGTACGACTCGTTCTCGACCTCCGTCCAGGCCTTCCTGGAGCAGGCGGCCGGCGACCCGGACGTCCTCGCGATCAAGCAGACCCTGTACCGCACCTCGGGCGACTCCCCCATAGTCGACGCGCTCATCGAGGCCGCCGAGGCCGGCAAGCAGGTCCTGGTCCTGGTCGAGATCAAGGCCCGCTTCGACGAGCACGCCAACATCAAGTGGGCGCGCAAGCTGGAGGAGGCCGGCTGCCACGTGGTCTACGGCCTGGTCGGGCTGAAGACCCACTGCAAGCTGTCGCTGGTGGTCCGCCAGGAGGGCGAGACGCTCCGCCGCTACAGCCACGTCGGCACCGGCAACTACCACCCGAAGACGGCCCGCCTCTACGAGGACCTCGGTCTGCTCACGGCCGACCCGCAGGTCGGCGCGGACCTCTCGGACCTCTTCAACCGCCTCTCCGGCTACTCCCGCCGGGAGACCTACCGCCGCCTGCTCGTGGCGCCCAAGTCGCTGCGCGACGGCCTGGTCGCGCGGATCACCAAGGAGGTCCAGCACCACCGGGCGGGGCGGCCCGCGTACGTCCGCATCAAGGTCAACTCGATGGTCGACGAGGCCATCATCGACGCCTGCTACCGCGCGGCCCAGGCGGGTGTGCCGGTGGACGTGTGGGTGCGCGGCATCTGCGCGCTGCGCCCGGGCGTGACGGACCTGTCGGAGAACATCCGGGTCCGCTCCATCCTCGGCCGCTTCCTGGAGCACTCGCGCGTGTTCGCCTTCGGCAACGGCGGCGAGCCCGAGGTGTGGTTCGGCAGCGCCGACATGATGCACCGCAACCTCGACCGCCGGATAGAGGCCCTGGTCAGGGTCACCGACCCGGCACACCGGGCAGCCCTGAACCGGCTGCTGGAGACCGGCATGTCCGACTCCACCGCCTCCTGGCACCTCGGCCCGGACGGCGAGTGGACCCGGCATGCGACCGACGCGGACGGCCAGCCCCTGCGCAACGTCCAGGAGATGCTCATAGACGCCCGGAGGCGCCGGCGTGGCACAGCGACACCTTGA
- a CDS encoding CHAD domain-containing protein has protein sequence MAQRHLDPTDPMAGPAPTGDALAGYLRAQATEFLRALRLHRETGSGANGSEGSAEAARALRRSARRISAGLHTFQPLLDTDWCEGMRPELAWVSGTLAMEHAYTARLERLLSALHRLSGSTALPAHPAGATAGARADATAGTRTDPAAGARADSAAGSRAAGAAPVPQRAAPRDAGLRTPQAAAQERGNLTVGAAKAGALLDRQLTLARTRAHSTALQALGSSRFHAIADKVAVLASEVPLTRSAATTDLRPLATAAKDRLTDAVAALPLVTAGHPYNAAALIHGLSPDTVPHPQDAPWHQVRLLLRLHRYARETVRGALRGEPDGTSVVDLRLLSAGQALNRHRDASEASAAAAQAARTPRIAPATAYALGVLHADQRHEVEAARFAFQQAWQKEAEAVSTR, from the coding sequence GTGGCACAGCGACACCTTGACCCGACGGACCCCATGGCCGGGCCCGCCCCCACCGGTGACGCCCTCGCGGGCTACCTGCGGGCCCAGGCCACGGAGTTCCTCCGCGCGCTGCGCCTGCACCGGGAGACGGGGTCGGGCGCGAACGGCTCGGAGGGGTCCGCCGAGGCGGCCCGCGCGCTCCGCCGCTCGGCCCGCCGCATCAGCGCCGGCCTGCACACGTTCCAGCCCCTCCTCGACACGGACTGGTGCGAGGGCATGCGCCCCGAACTGGCCTGGGTCTCAGGCACCCTGGCCATGGAGCACGCGTACACGGCCCGCCTGGAACGCCTACTGAGCGCCTTGCACCGCTTGTCGGGCTCTACGGCGCTCCCTGCCCATCCGGCAGGGGCGACCGCCGGCGCCCGGGCGGACGCGACAGCGGGCACACGCACCGACCCGGCCGCGGGCGCGCGCGCCGACTCGGCCGCGGGCAGTCGTGCCGCTGGGGCGGCACCCGTCCCACAGCGAGCGGCACCCCGCGACGCCGGGTTGCGCACCCCCCAGGCCGCGGCACAAGAACGCGGCAACCTGACAGTGGGAGCAGCGAAAGCGGGCGCCCTGCTGGACCGCCAGCTCACCCTCGCCCGCACCCGAGCCCACTCCACAGCCCTGCAAGCCCTGGGCTCCAGCCGCTTCCACGCCATCGCGGACAAGGTCGCCGTCCTGGCCAGCGAGGTCCCCCTGACCCGCTCCGCGGCCACCACGGACCTCCGCCCCCTCGCCACCGCCGCGAAGGACCGCCTCACCGACGCCGTAGCCGCCCTGCCCCTCGTCACCGCGGGCCACCCGTACAACGCCGCCGCACTCATCCACGGCCTGTCCCCGGACACGGTCCCGCACCCGCAGGACGCCCCCTGGCACCAGGTCCGCCTGCTCCTGCGCCTGCACCGCTACGCCCGCGAGACGGTCCGCGGAGCGCTCCGCGGCGAACCCGACGGCACCTCCGTCGTCGACCTGCGCCTGCTCTCCGCCGGCCAGGCCCTGAACCGCCACCGCGACGCCTCGGAGGCGTCGGCAGCGGCGGCCCAGGCGGCCCGTACCCCGCGTATCGCCCCGGCCACGGCGTATGCCCTCGGCGTGCTCCACGCCGACCAGCGGCACGAGGTGGAGGCGGCACGCTTCGCGTTCCAGCAGGCCTGGCAGAAGGAGGCGGAGGCGGTGAGCACCCGGTGA
- a CDS encoding NUDIX hydrolase, translated as MSSGSPEDTTVQAAGCVLWRRSPVTGGLELCLVHRPKYDDWSWPKGKLKRGEEPLAGALREVAEETGCRAEPGAELPTQHYLANGRPKQVRYWAAEAMSCAFSPTDEVDRVLWLTPFAARARLTQPHDRPLIDALLAVLNPPQPAGRPD; from the coding sequence GTGAGTTCCGGCTCCCCCGAGGACACCACCGTCCAGGCGGCCGGCTGCGTCCTGTGGCGCCGCTCCCCCGTCACCGGCGGGCTGGAGCTCTGCCTCGTGCACCGGCCGAAATACGACGACTGGTCCTGGCCGAAGGGCAAGCTGAAGCGCGGCGAGGAGCCGCTCGCCGGCGCCCTGCGCGAGGTGGCCGAGGAGACGGGCTGCCGGGCCGAGCCGGGCGCCGAGCTGCCCACCCAGCACTACCTGGCGAACGGCCGCCCCAAGCAGGTCCGCTACTGGGCGGCCGAGGCGATGTCCTGCGCGTTCTCCCCGACGGACGAGGTGGACCGGGTGCTGTGGCTGACACCTTTCGCCGCCCGCGCCCGCCTCACCCAGCCCCACGACCGCCCCTTGATCGACGCGCTGCTCGCCGTGCTGAACCCGCCGCAACCGGCCGGAAGACCGGACTGA
- the pstS gene encoding phosphate ABC transporter substrate-binding protein PstS has translation MKLQRMNRRALALGALAVSGALALTACGSDETGNPSGGSSNAAAQSNIKCDDASGQVLADGSSAQKNAVDAWVKQFSAACQVEINYKAGGSGAGVTAFTQGQVPWAGSDSALKPDEVAASKKICSGGQGINLPMVGGPIAVGYNVPGVDKLVLDSATIAKIFDSKITKWNDPAIAKLNPDAKLPNLKIQAFHRSDESGTTDNFTKYLIATAKKDFPYEGGKAWQAKGGQSAPQSSGVAAQVKQTAGAIGYFELSYAKDGIKTAAIDTGAAEPVEATVDNATKAIAEAKVVGTGKDLALKLNYATKADGAYPMVLVTYEIVCDKGNKAETLPAVKAFLRYAASEDGQKILAENDYAPMPEEIITKVRTTVESLS, from the coding sequence GTGAAGCTTCAGCGCATGAACCGGCGGGCCCTCGCTCTCGGTGCTCTCGCCGTCTCCGGCGCCCTGGCCCTCACGGCGTGCGGCTCCGACGAGACCGGCAACCCGAGCGGAGGCTCCTCCAACGCCGCCGCGCAGAGCAACATCAAGTGTGACGACGCCTCGGGCCAGGTACTCGCCGACGGCTCCTCCGCGCAGAAGAACGCGGTCGACGCGTGGGTGAAGCAGTTCTCGGCGGCCTGCCAGGTGGAGATCAACTACAAGGCCGGCGGTTCCGGTGCCGGCGTCACCGCGTTCACGCAGGGCCAGGTCCCCTGGGCCGGTTCGGACTCGGCGCTGAAGCCCGACGAGGTCGCGGCCTCCAAGAAGATCTGCTCCGGTGGCCAGGGCATCAACCTGCCGATGGTCGGCGGCCCGATCGCCGTCGGCTACAACGTCCCGGGCGTCGACAAGCTCGTCCTGGACTCCGCGACGATCGCCAAGATCTTCGACAGCAAGATCACCAAGTGGAACGACCCGGCGATCGCGAAGCTGAACCCCGACGCGAAGCTGCCCAACCTCAAGATCCAGGCGTTCCACCGCTCGGACGAGTCCGGCACCACGGACAACTTCACCAAGTACCTGATCGCCACCGCCAAGAAGGACTTCCCCTACGAGGGCGGCAAGGCCTGGCAGGCCAAGGGCGGCCAGTCCGCTCCGCAGTCCTCCGGCGTCGCCGCGCAGGTCAAGCAGACCGCCGGCGCGATCGGCTACTTCGAGCTGTCGTACGCCAAGGACGGAATCAAGACCGCCGCCATCGACACCGGCGCCGCCGAGCCGGTCGAGGCCACCGTCGACAACGCCACCAAGGCGATCGCGGAGGCCAAGGTCGTCGGCACCGGCAAGGACCTCGCGCTGAAGCTGAACTACGCGACCAAGGCCGACGGCGCCTACCCGATGGTCCTGGTGACGTACGAGATCGTCTGCGACAAGGGCAACAAGGCCGAGACCCTGCCCGCGGTCAAGGCGTTCCTGCGCTACGCGGCCTCGGAGGACGGCCAGAAGATCCTCGCCGAGAACGACTACGCGCCCATGCCCGAAGAGATCATCACCAAGGTTCGCACGACCGTCGAGAGCCTGAGCTGA